In Cellulomonas wangsupingiae, the genomic window ACGGTGCTGCAACGGGTCGTGCCGTTCGAGCGGCAGGGCCGGGTGTTCGGCCTGGCGATGGCGCTGGAGAGCGCTGCCGCGCCGGTGGCGGCGTTCCTCGTGGCACCCCTTGCCGAGCTGTGGATCCTGCCGTACGCACGCTCGGACGCGGGCCGGGAGGCGCTGCGCCCGCTGCTCGGCGAGGGCGAGGCCCGCGGCATCGGGCTCGTGTTCCTCGTCGGCGGCCTGACGATGGCGCTCGTCGCCGCGCTCGGGCTCCGCTCACGGGCGTACCGGACGATCTCGCGGACGTACCGGGAGGCAGCGCCGCAGGACCCGGGGGCCCCGGAGGGCTCCGGTCGTCCAGATGGTCGCCCCGCCGAAGGACAGCTGAGCGTGCCTCACCATGAGTGATGGTCACCTCTCGGGTGTTCCCCGGTAACGTCGGGGCCGTGACGGACGACGCGCAGGAACCGGACGGCGACCAGCCGCGCCCGGGTGACTGCGCGCCCCCCGGGGGCACCGCGGGACGGCCCCGACCCGACCGGAACCGTCCCTCCGAGCCGTCCGAGGAGCTGCTCGAGCTCCTGCACGACGTGCTGCGCACCGTCCGCCGGGACGCCGCCGAGCGCCTCGGCGACGACATCACCCCCGGTCAGCTCCGCCTGCTGCGCACCCTCGACCGGTGCGACCGGCCGCGCCGCCTCGGGGAGCTGGCCGTCGCCCTCGACGTCGCGCCCCGCTCCGTGACGTCGAAGGTCGACCAGGCCGAGCAGGACGGCTGGGTCCGGCGCGTCCCCGACCCCGACGACCGCCGCGCGACGCTCGTCGAGCTCACCGACGCCGGCCACGACCTGCTCGACCGCATGTCCGCACGCCGCCACGAGGGCGCCCGCGCGCGGCTCGAGGTGCTCGACGACGACGAGCAGCGCACGCTGCTGGACCTGCTGCGGCGGGTAGCCCGCGACTGACAGACTTCGGCACCGCCGGCGGACGAGGAGCGCACCATGGCCTGGAGCACCAGCGAGCTCGCCGACCTGGCGGGGACGACCGTCAACACCATCCGGCACTACCACCGGCTCGGGCTGCTCGCCGAGCCCGACCGCCGGTACAACGGGTACAAGAAGTACGGCGTGCCGCACCTGGTGCGCCTGCTGCGGATCCGGCGCCTCGCCGAGCTGGGCGTGCCGCTCTCAGAGGTCGACCGCGTGGCCGACAGCGCGGGCACGGCGGATCGGCTGCGCGAGGTGGACGCCGACCTCGCCGCGAAGATCGAGCAGCTGCAGCAGGCGCGGGGCGAGATCGCCGCGATCCTGAGCAACAACGCACCGCCCGACGTACCCGCGGGGTTCGCGTCGGTGGCGGAGCACCTCTCCGAGGTCGACAGGTCGGTGATCCACATCTACTCCAAGCTCTACGACGAGCGCGCGCTGGCCGACCTGCGGGACATGGTCCAGGAGGACGCCGAGCTCGGCGACAACGACAAGGAGTTCGAGGCGCTGCCGCCCGACGCGGACGAGCCGACGCGCCAGCGCGCCGCCGAGCAGCTCGCGCAGGGCATCGCGCGCAACCTCGTCGACTACCCGTGGCTCACCGACCCTGCGGCGCACCAGGCGAAGAGCGGGCCCGTGGTGCAGGAGACGTTCGTCGAGGCCGTGACGGCGCTGTACAACCCGGCACAGCGTGACGTCCTGACGCGAGCCGCCCTCCTCGGGTACCAGATCGCGCAGGAGGTCCTGGCGGCGCGCGGCGACGCCGACGGCTGAACCTCCTACTGTTCGGGAGGTGGATCGTCTTCACGGGCAGTGGCCCGACGTGGCGGCAGTACTTGCGTCGCTCGATGCGGTCGAGCGCCGTCGCGTCGCAGCGCGGGCGGCGGCTCACGCGCTCGAGGTCGTGGACCTCGGCACGCCTGAGGGTGACGAGCAGGCGGTCACCGCCCAGCTTCAGCAGCTCGACGTCATCGCCTGGCAGGTCCAGGACGATGACACGGCGCCCGCGGGCGCCTACGAGACCGCCTTCCGCAGGGCGCGAGCGGTCAACGCCTACGCACTGTCGCGCTTCGGAGGGAGTCCTGACGACGCGCTCTACGAAGCTCTCCACGCTCTGGGTGCGCCGAGCGATGCCGGCTCCGTGCTGGACCTGTAGCTGACCGAGCCCAGGGACTCGGGTACCGCCCTGGAGTGACAGGCCAGGCCGGGGTCATGCGGGCCTGTCGCCACACCCCGGTGAAGTGCGCGTCCGCGAGCTTCGACCGTGCCCGCCCACCCACCCCTTGACCCTGTTCCGAGAACACGGTGTCTCCTCGGGTCGTGATCGAGAACCGCTCGATCCACGACTCGCAAGGAGACGACATCATGACCCCGTTGCAGGAGCTCATCGTCAGGTTCCAGGAGCTCGTGGCCCAGGTGCCCGAGTTCTTCCAGCCCTTCATCATCATGCTCGCCGCCGCCGTCCCGTTCGTCGAAGGGGAGCTCGGCGCGATGGTCGGGCTCGTCGGCGGGCTGAACCCGGCCGTCGCGGGCGTCGCCGCCGCCACCGGCAACTTCCTGTCCGTGGCGCTCGTGGTGGCGCTCACCGGACGGGCCCGCACGGCCGTCGTCCACCGGACGCGCGTGAAGGCGACCGTCGGCGGCCCGGCCACCCCGGACGTCCACGCGGTCGACGGGTTCGCCGAACCGGAGCCCGCCCAGCCGCTGTCGAAGGGGCGCCAGCGCGTCCTCACGTGGCTCAACCGCTTCGGCGTCCCCGGGGCGAGCATCCTCGGTCCGTTCGCGATCCCGACGCAGTTCACCGCGGCGATCCTCGTCGCCGGCGGGAGCCCTCGCCGTTGGGTCCTGCTCTGGCAGGCCGTGGCCATCGTGCTGTGGACGACCCTGACCACGGTGGGGCTCTGGCTCGCGCTCACCCACGTCGTGGGGGTCTGACGGCATGAGACCCCGGATCGAGACCTCGCAGCGATGTCGCCGTCGCGGCCCCTGTGGCCGCGGCGGCACCCGCACACCCGAACCGGAGGACAACGAGGAGGACCCATGACACGCAGGACCGCGACGGTGCAGCCCGGCGACGGGCACGCGCTGACGCCCTACCGCCCCTGGCACCTGCTCACCCGCTCCCTGTTCCACCTGCACCTGACGGACCCGGCCGGCGCGCCGCGCACCTGGTCCGTCGACGTCCGGCACGGCGGTGACGACGACGGCGAGGCGCGGGCCGAGCTCTACGTCGACGGTCTGCACCACGCCACCGCGAAGCTCCCCGCGGCGTTCGGAGTGCCGGACGGCACCATCGAGGTCGCGGCCAGCGGGTACGGGCTGCGACGCATCCACCACGTGCGGCACGACGGGTCGGTGCGCCAGCTCGTGCCCGACCCGGCCACGGCCGAGGGGTGGCGTGCCCGCCTGGACCGGAACCACCCGGCGGTGAGCCGCGCGCTGGCGCTCGCGTCGGTGAGCGTGCTGCTCGTCGCGCTCGTGCTCGGCGCCCCACAGATCGTCGAGCAGCTCACCGCGATCCCGCCCGTGGCGCAGGTCATCGGCCCGTGGACCGGCCCGTTCCGCCTGTCGGAGACGGCGAACATCGCGCTCGTGGTCGCGACGATCGCCGCGAGCACGGAGCGCGCGCTGCGGCTGCGCTACAGCCGGTTCCTCGACGGCGGGTTCTTCAGCGGCGGCGAGTAGCGCCCGGACCGCCCGCCCGGCTGGACTCCGGCCGGACTCATCGGCT contains:
- a CDS encoding MerR family transcriptional regulator, with translation MAWSTSELADLAGTTVNTIRHYHRLGLLAEPDRRYNGYKKYGVPHLVRLLRIRRLAELGVPLSEVDRVADSAGTADRLREVDADLAAKIEQLQQARGEIAAILSNNAPPDVPAGFASVAEHLSEVDRSVIHIYSKLYDERALADLRDMVQEDAELGDNDKEFEALPPDADEPTRQRAAEQLAQGIARNLVDYPWLTDPAAHQAKSGPVVQETFVEAVTALYNPAQRDVLTRAALLGYQIAQEVLAARGDADG
- a CDS encoding MarR family winged helix-turn-helix transcriptional regulator — its product is MTDDAQEPDGDQPRPGDCAPPGGTAGRPRPDRNRPSEPSEELLELLHDVLRTVRRDAAERLGDDITPGQLRLLRTLDRCDRPRRLGELAVALDVAPRSVTSKVDQAEQDGWVRRVPDPDDRRATLVELTDAGHDLLDRMSARRHEGARARLEVLDDDEQRTLLDLLRRVARD
- a CDS encoding small multidrug efflux protein, which gives rise to MTPLQELIVRFQELVAQVPEFFQPFIIMLAAAVPFVEGELGAMVGLVGGLNPAVAGVAAATGNFLSVALVVALTGRARTAVVHRTRVKATVGGPATPDVHAVDGFAEPEPAQPLSKGRQRVLTWLNRFGVPGASILGPFAIPTQFTAAILVAGGSPRRWVLLWQAVAIVLWTTLTTVGLWLALTHVVGV